The segment CAAGGGATTCAAATCCTCTCTCGCCTCTCTTCTCtcttatacatatacatatacatatacatatacatatacaatcatATGATAGATATACAAAAACAATTCACTTCTCTCCACTCTGTGCGCTCTCCTCTCTCCACCCCATTCCAATCCCGCTTGCCTCTCCTCCCTTTAACATGTACAAATCGTAATTGATACGaaatctaattaaattatttttagtggCTATTTGCGAAACTTTCCCCATCCCATGTCATACCCACATTAGATTTCGATTAAGTTTGTGTTCGCGTCGAAGCTTCAAAAAATCTCACATCAGAAGTAAAACGCCCTTCAACAACTGTATATTCAAAAagacttaaattaaaaacatcaCTAAAtcggagggggggggggggggaggggctCCGACTCACATTGAAGGTAAAGTATTTCctaacaaaaattatttcataactaaaaaaaatcaaacccaAAATATAAAAACGAATAATTACTTACCATTCCACGaaaatttgtttatttcttttgtaccaTATGAGTATCTATTATCTATTATAGAAAAAGATGACCACCGATCCAAATATTACTACTCCACTAGAGCAGCACGATTTCTACTTAATCCAATAATTTACTACTTAATTCATCAATCAAATTTATACTAATCTCTATTCACAGATTCCGATTTCAGACAGCTTTGATGGCGGTTGACTTTTCGCCACCTTTGATGGCTGCTATACACTACTAAATCCACTAGTTCAAACCCCAACAAACAAACTCACAAAATATAGTTGATTCCTCTGTTTTCTCATCTGGGTTTTCAAGAATGGAATAGATTAGAAGGATTTAGGGGTGAAAAAAGATGGCTTGGGAGAACCCATTTAAGGAAATGGCGAATTCCAAGCCATTGTTCTTGACGATCTATGCTACTGTCTTGATCGGAATTGTTTTCTCTTCGGTTTATGTCTTTTCAGCTATTTACTCTTCTCCGAATTCCACCTTTTCCCTTTCCATTGCTCCTTCCGCTTCTTCAGGTACCCATTTCTTATTTCACTTTATCCTTTTTCTATAAAGTTCTCATTTTTGTGGTTCATTGACCATGAAGAGGAGCATGAGTCACGAGTTCGAGAAATGTAGGATAAGACTGTATACAGTAGACCCTTCGGTCCGGACCTTGCGCTTGATGCACGGGGCTGCCCCttcccctcccccccccctctttttttttttcagtagTGGTTCATTGACTTTGTTAATTAACTGTTTTTTCTCTTGAGAATGACGATTACCTTCTATGTTATAAGATTCTGAGGTTTACGGATATGCTGCATTTGGGTTTTTAACCATACTTGGCTGATTGTGAATGTATATAGGGGTGTACTGGAGTGTCTAGATAGAAAAAAAAGTTTGCAATTTTTTACTTACTTTTCAATCTAGTAATCATATATGTGATTTGTTTATACGCCTGTTATGTCTTGGGAAAAGAGAGTGTTTTTTTGTAGTTTCTCCTCAATCATTCATCAGTGATTGTTCAGAAACTTCGTTAACATTGAATAGGTTTAAATCTTATGAAATCACTAGAATAATTTCAAGGTTCGAAATCTGGTTTCACTGAGTCGAATACAGTAAGAACCTGTTTAGGAGAGTTAGTTGTCTTAAAGCCGTGAAGTGGATAGTTCATGTTGTTAAGAAGCCTCAAAAGTTCAGAGGATGTCAGTTAAAGGATGGAAAACGAATGGTTTCTTTGCAGAGTTTTATGGCACACGGGAGTACATTCTCCTTCCCTGGTTTGTCTTCTTTGTATGAAGATAGTTAGGGAAGGTAGAATGTTGAAGAGAACTAGTCCTTTGAGGATTCTAATATCTTGAAGTGCGATAGCAAATTGTTTGCATTTGTGGAGCGgaatatgaagaaataaaaaggaagaagTGGATGCAATGTCGGATCGACTAATGGAACATCGTGGCTATGAAATTTATAGGAAGGAGAACATGTTATCTTGGATAGACTTTTGTATCCAAGCAGCATTTGGTGCTTAAATTTGAGCTTTGTGGAGACTGATTTATGTCACTGTTTCATAAAGAGTATAGTGGGTTGGTTCATTTTTTCCACCTATCTTAACTTGGATTTGGCTTTTCTATCATACTAGATGGACTTGCGCATGAGCAATGCAAACATTGAGGTCGCAGTCTGACTTATCAGTTTGACTTTTAACACTTTTTGGTTCTTATAATGGGAGGGGGAGTGCAAGGAGAGAGAAAGTAACTGATTTATTTTCCATAGGTGAAGTATTGATGATTACTTGTGGTTTTTGTATGTCTGGAAGGGAAGATAAGTAATATACATCCTCCTTTCTTTTAGCTCTGGACAGATTATAGAAGCTGAGGTGGAAGGGTACTCAACCTTCTTACTTTTACTTCCTTAGCATAGGAGGATGTGACTTGCATTTGCTACTTTTACTTCCATTCCCCAGCTCTTTTACTTTCTTAGCATAGGAGGAAGTGACCTGCACCTGCTACTTCTACTTCCATTCCCCAACTCTTCCTCCTTTTCACCCTTACCAAATATGGCTTTAGCGTGCCGATAGTTTTTATTAGTTTCCAGGTActaaatttttattgtataaatgATGCATGAGTTCTTGGATACAGACTTACGAAATCATTCATTTGGAACCCTTAATAGATGCATGCACTGAGAGAGTTACCAGCAAtgtatttcataaaatttgtatatacaTTTGGAGCCTATTGGtttgagtaatatttttttttacctctCCCTGGAGCTCCCACCCTTTTTTTCTCCCTTGGTTACTCGAACCCACAACCTAAGTGTTGGAGGTGAGGGGTGCTTACCATCCGAGCAACTCGCTCTTGTACTTTATAGTAGTTTGGCTTGCTTTGGATTGCGGTTCTCTAGCGCTGATTGTTGTCCAGCCATCATCCGCATCTTTACAGCGGTGCTAGAATGCTTGCCCATTTGATTAACTTTGAAGTATATTCTTAGAGTTTATAGGACCAGTTACCTCCAGTCATATGACTCAGGTTTCTGGAGAATCATTCTCTCCAGAAGCCAACAAGAGATAAAGAGCACCTCAAATGCCTAAATGCTGCTTTTGCCTTCAATTTATCTTCTGTCAACATTTGTGTATTTCGTCTGTGTAACATATGTTTTAAacgattttaatttatatttcctTCTCCTTTCTCTCCTTTGCCTATTTTTAGTTCTTTATACTGTACACAAGAAAATCAAATCAATGCATTTCTGTTGCAGATGAAAAAGCAGAACCTTCAGTTCAAGCATCAAACTTTTCTCATCGACAAGTAGATGATGTTTCAATCCCAGTGAAACCCCAGCTTCAAAGAAAATTATTGAAGCCAATTTGGAAAGTTCCCCCAGCGGGTTCAAAGATGCCAGATTTAGAAACCttcaaattatcaaaagaacTGGTGCAGGAAAGAGTTACAGACAATATTGTAATTGTGACCTTTGGTAACTATGCTTTCATGGATTTTATCTTGACGTGGGTTAAACATTTGACAGATATGGGTGTTGAGAACCTTCTAGTCGGTAAGTGATACATATATTTGTCTTTTACTAAGTCTTGTTTTTGTTGGCATAGAGGGTCATTTTATTTGAATACTGTAAAAAccatgaagtttgaaattgTCAGGTGCTATGGACACAAAGCTATTAGAGGCACTTTATTGGAAAGGAGTGCCAGCTTTTGATATGGGTAGCCATATGAGCACTGTAGATGTTGGATGGGGTTCACCAACGTTTCACAAAATGGGGAGAGAGAAAGTCGTACTCATAGATTCTATCTTACCTTATGGCTTTGAACTCCTAATGTGTGATACCGATATGGTGTGGTTAAAGGTATGATTTGTCTATCTACTCCTTGTCTTTTGAAACCAGCTGATCTTTTAGAATTTCTGGCGATTGATTACAAATTTAAGATTCTTTATGGCTAGGTCATTGGTGTGGTTAATGGTAATATTTTCTTATCTACTAACCCGTCTTTCGGAAACTAGCTGATATTTGAGAATTTCTGGATTATTGAAACTGTGGGTCTTATTATGATTTGCTAATTGGTTAAGTTGGTGGTTTTAGAGTACTTTAGTTTGAAGATTTCAAGGTAGGTGAATGaaagagagaatatttttgggttcaaaatgaCAGGATTTCATTCTTTCCCTTGTCTTGCAAAGACCAGGAGTGGGACAAGaagcaaaaaaagaagtaaaagagtTGATCTGAATGTCATTAGGCGAGACATGAACATCACATTGCGTCAGGCACCATATGAAATCAAGAGAAAACCTAATATTCACGAAGATTAATTGATAATACTCTACCATAATATatcaatgaaagaaataaaatctcCACTATTTAATTGGAAAAGAACACGGATACTTTTGAATGTACCACCTTTCCATTATTGTATGAAGATTGGAGCAGATCAGTTCGAAAGAACTCATCCGTATTTTAGTTGTAAGTCTATTAACCCTCCAGATGAAGTACGAATATCTAAAACATTGAACACTACAAAGCTTTGTAAATGCGGACAaattatctctatcatctagttgaTTCATAACTTGGTAAAGCTAGGCTAGAGCAGACAAGCTGCAATAGGAACAGCCGCTGATGCAGGAGGCATGCACAAGAAAAAGCGAATATCTTGTCTTGGCTGTTCCTATATGAATATAGAATTACATGCAAGTATATTGATTCTTTGCTTGTTAGTGCTTTATTGGTGGCATGTCTAGCACTTCTCCAGTTAACATGGATGCTGGTTTAATGTGGTGTCAGGGGATAATTTGGAATTTCTGGGTCCACGTACCAGAACCTTTATTAACTGTGGAATTCAACTGTCTACTACTTATCCTTAAAAATGTTAATGTCTCTTTATTTTTTCGTTCACAAATTTCTGAAGTGTTCTCCTATTGCTACATCCTTTCATATTTTCTTGCTGTTAAGTTGTTGACTGCATAGTCACTATCTATCTCTAGGTGCTTTAGGGGATTCTTGTTTCacgttctttttctttttattttttgtattcttggTAAGTATAATTCTTGTGTTGCTTATCGCCATCTTGCTAATTCTAATGCCAAATTCTGCATGCTATGTTCAACGAACAGAACCCTCTTCCTTATATAGCACGTTTCCCTGAAGCAGATGTATTGACCTCCACCGATCAAGTTGTACCAACAGTTACCGATGACAGGTTGGACCTGTGGCAACAAGGTAATACTTTTATGGAAACAAAGCTTTTCACAGTTTGAATCACCATCTAACTTCAGATTATTCTTTTGTCATCCTTTAATATCAGTGGCTTCTATATTTGTTATATAGGAGGTAGGGTTTGTTACAAGAATTTGCTCTTGGCTTAATTAGATTTTAGGTTTGATGGAACTTGCTTATCACGTGGGTTTTACTTGTGATGGAGAACAGCTGTGTTCTATTCTTGTCTTAGGTGTGATCTTACTTAATGTCCAGACCTTCTCCTCTTCACTGctattatatttgaatgaaatCTGAAGCACGTGTATTTTAAAGCAGATTATTAGTATTTGATTCATATCTTATTAGCTGTGAAAGATAAGTGTTCGAGCGCAAGTGACGTTGCATTCGATACTGTTCGCTGGCAAAATGAGCAGCAGCATGCTTCCTTTTTAATAATTGTTGTGGAAGATGTTGCTTTTGCTTTTGATATCGAGTGAAATTCACAGTCCTATTCATTAAATGATAGGGTGTTTATAGGTACTTGGTCTTGCTGAGTGCAAATAGTCACTTGAAATCTGAATGTATTCTGACTTCTGTTGATCTTTGGATCTTCCAAGGCTCCACTGTGAAACTTTGACATGTCTTATGCTCCACTTTATTCATCACATCTTATAAGGCTCCACTGTGAATCTCTGAGATGTCTTATGCTCCACTTTATCCATCACAACATACTCATAATGATCAATATGCACAAGAAATTATAGTTGCCTGAGATGCTtatattaatttgtttgttttcaagTTGTGTCTTTGAGATTCTAGAAAACTACTATCATGTGTATTTTGATGGGATTTCAACCATCTTTAAATTCAACGACATGCCAAGATTATAGTTCTAAGATGGTTCCCTAAATCTTGAAGGTGAAGGATATAAGCTTTAATGGGCTTGAAGAAATTTGTTGAGGACTCGGGGAGATGCATACCCTTATTGTCAATCTTGATTTTTGTATACACATTTAAAGAAGGACTACAATTTCTCTATAAGCATTTTTTGGGAGGTCTTGTCGTCCTCCTACTTCATGctctctttttgtctttcttCTATCCtgtgaatttatttatttgtctgTTTGGAAGTCTACTGATGGGCTGAGCCATATGCATGGAGTTAGAGAATTGTACTCCTTCCTAATACATATTAGAGGATTGAACTCCTACGTAAAAAATCTTAGTATGTTTAACATCAGGTTTTAAATGATCTCTGCAGTTTGCAGATACGTCACTTCTCCTGAGCACATCATGGTTACTGTTATAGTTGATGGGTCATTAAATTGTCATTAGCTGTTTTATATATCTGTAGTTTGCGGACCTATTGGTTTTCTCTTATTCGTTGAGCATTAGGACATCTTCATCAGTCATTTTGTTAAATAAGAACTTTTATCTCTTCCTTGCATAGTTGGCGCTGCTTATAATATTGGAATCTTCCATTGGCGGGCTACTGAGTCCGCAAAGAAACTGGCCAGAGAATGGAAAGAAATGATTTTAGCTGACGACAAGATATGGGATCAGAATGGTTTCAATGAACTTGTGCGCAGACAGTTGGGACCTTCTGTTGATGATGACAGTGGGCTCGTCTATGCTTATGATGGAAATCTCAAACTTGGTCTTCTCCCGGCAAGTATTTTTTGCAGTGGGCATACCTATTTCGTCCAGGTAATTCCTCACTTTGGaggttttgtttcttttctcaACTTTTGTCATCCTGATATCAAATTCCGGTTACTTGCTTGGTGAAAATGTTAGTCTTCCTTAATTTACCTCTGAACTAGCTAGATTACTCCTGAATTTTCACTGTAGTCACTTCAGAATGTTTTCTTATGCCCCTTTTGCTGTTGCAGGCTATGTTTCAACATCTAAGACTGGAGGCTTATGCTGTACATACAACATTCCAATATGCTGGAACAGAAGGAAAGCGTCACCGATTACGTGAAGGCATGGTGTTCTATGATCCACCCGAATACTATAATCCACCAGGTTTTTCCTGCTTTACCCTTATTAGCATTTTATTCtcctttttttataaataaaataatatattttcaccAGTGGCTCAGCAttcacatttttcttcttttctagtTTGCAAGTTGCAAGTCTCCCTCAGATATCTTTGTTTTGCTTTTGCATCTTCTATGCCTGCTCGTTGGACCTTCTAACTATTGTAACTTGAAGAAAAAGTGAAGTGGTCTACTTCCCACGTGGCTTCTATAGATACCATACGAATCAAACAACCACTTCAAGATGATGGAAGTTGTTAAAAATCATGAACCAACATAACTTTTTAGATGTTATCAGTCAGGACAGCTACAGTTATATCTCTTATACAACTATACCTCAATCCCAAGCAAGTTGTGGTCGGCTATGGATCCTCAGTTACCATGCTGCTCAATTAAGTTTTTAGACCCATATTATACTTTTTCAACTTTAGTAAAATACGATATATTTTGATGACATAACCGCtacttctttttatttgtatgCAATATATGATCAAGAATCAGGATTTTATTGCCTTAGAAGGTTATACACTTTCCAATCTCAAAAAACAAAGCTTGGACAAATGAATTTCCATACAAATTTTACCCCTTAATGTTGAAAGGAATAATTGTGTCTTAAATTGTATTTAACTAGATGTCTAGATCAAGATCAGACTTTATCGGAAATATATCCTGCTTCGTAATAAATTTTACTAACAATGAATTTGGTGTAattattcccttttttttttggaaataattaagTATAGTTTGCTGTGTGTTAATTAATCCTTCATGCAGGAGGGCTTTTGACTTTTAAGCCGTCAATCCCCAAGAACTTGTTACTGGATGGAGAGCATACCATAGATACACACTTCACTCTTGTTAATTATCAGGTAAGCAGTAACCAATACCGTTGTActgtttatttattatttgacaGACTTTCTTGCATTTTTTAAGTATACTTATTGGATTATTATTCTTTAGATGAAACAAATAAGGACTGCGCTTGCTGTTGCTTCAGTGCTGAATCGTACCTTGGTGAGATGCTACtctgataatttatttttatcttacaTGCTTCATATATTTTGTGAACTCTGTATCGCCACCATGTATAGTGAGCTAGCTATAAGATGAGAAGATAAAAGATTGTCTTTTATATGGATACTTCacactataaattaaaatatgttagcAACACTTCCTGCTCTTATGTGTAATAAGCATGGCagaatcatattttaatttttagattcATTTTGATATGATCCAGAGTCCTTGTTCCTTTAACAATGTAAGCTGGTCAATTACCTTATTGTTACCCCAAAAGTACACCGTGATTTATGTTGTTCTTTGTGATTTTAGGTAATGCCGCCACTATGGTGCAGGTTGGATAGGTTGTGGTTTGGACATCCTGGTATTCTTCCGGGTTCTTTGACAAAGCCACCTTTTGTTTGTCCTCTGGATCATGTTTTTGAggtacatatatgtatatatatatatttttttaaagtgatAATATTTGGATGTACTCACCCCATGAAACAAAATAAGTAACACGAAAAACTGTTCTATGCGATAGCCGATGAATTACTTTCGCATTTTTTTATGTATAGGATCACTCTGAGATGTGAATGTGGAGTTTTAATACCCGTGTCTTGATAATGTACTCAGTTTCTCTTTAGAACTATTTAAATTTCTATTGGTTCAATTTCATGGATACTGTAAAATAGTTTTGTCAGAGATTAGCAAATCATATCTTCTTTGACCAATACTTAGAATCTGCCAAATGGTAGAGTGTATTAGCAAAAATAGTGCATGTTTATTAACTCCGTGTATAAGTAATACCTTGTTTGGACTTTGGTACACTTTTTCATGctatgtataattaatactaGCATTAGTTGTACACTCTATTGTGTCTAGgtgtgtattactaatacaacATATTTCTAGGTATTAGTAATGCAAGGGGTTCAATGCATGCATTAACATGGTTAAAGACTCAATTactcctcaatttttttttacatctttTCCACCATAATTGTGAAGAATATCTTtgtagataaatatttttatgcaatGCATGCTACTTTTAATACACCAAACCaaacaatgcataagaaataatctatgtattattaattcaagcattactaatacacttattattattcttatacactttaccaaacgacccctaaagGTTAATGAAGGTTCATTGTGTTCTTATAACTCACTTGCTCTTTGGAGTGCACTTATTTGCATCCTAGTTCACTGTTCAGAAGTTATCAAATGGTCAAAGATGAGAGTTGAGACTGATGAATCTCCCTGCTGGTCAGTCTTGTCGTAGGCTCATTTAAGGAACACCTAAGCTTTGAAGCTCTGAAAATCTCAGGGGAGGTGCTTCGACTCGCTTAAGCTGCATCTTTAGTGTAGGCAAGGCACTAACATGTGCCTCAATGCATTTGAGTTACATCTTGAAACGAGCACTACTAAACATTGTTGGGGAAAACATTATGAATCAATCTGTTACTTTCATCGTGTCTCTTTTGTCTAAAGTCCATACTTCAACTGCGCTTTGCTTTTTTCTTGCGTCATATATGTTTTCTTCATCGTGTCTCTATTTTCTTACTTGAATTGTGCTTTGTGCTTAAAGTCCTAATGGTTTTGGAGTGGCTTTTAAAGTGATTCGCCTTTGACAACACTGCTGCTGCTTGGAGTTTCTCACCTTGATTTTCTATTTGTACAGATTAATGTGATGTTGAAGGAAATGGCAAATGAGGAATTTGGACCTGGGATCAATATCAGGGAGTACTCACTATTTGAAAATCCATCAATGCCGCAAGAGGTGTTGCATTAGTTTCATACCTTGTTTACATAAAAGCGTGCATCATATAATTCACAGATTAATACTCTCTGATTATTCTTTCAGGTTAAAGAGTCATGGCTTGATGTACATCTCTGCCAAGAAGGGTCACCGAGCTGTCAGGTTAACAGTACGAGTCAAAGTGGGGCTCTCAAACTTCCCAAACATAGTACAGAAGAAACGGTAATTCTGATTTTTCTCTTCCCTTTAATCTTTGACCGGACGAGCTCCATGGCTGCCAAATCAAGTACTATATCAGTGAAACATGCTTACTGGATATAACAAGAGTAAAAGCCATGAATTTCACCTGGTTTGGTGACTGCCAGCTTCGCCCGCCGAATGATTCAATTCTCACCTAGAATTTCCTGTCATGTTTCTTTGACTTCATCCCTCACTAGACTTCATAACACTCACATTCATTTGTACCCAGGAAATAAAATTTGGAGGGGTGGGACGGGGGTGTAGGACATAAATGGCAGAAACAGCAACGCAATGCTATTATCTTCTAAAACTTTGAGCTTTAATGAGCTCATTGTCATCTTATAAAGACGTTTCACTTAGTTTATTTATGAACAGTTGAAGACGGTATTCTCCAAGTTTAAGGATGTGAAAGTAATCCAGTTCTCAACAATGCAAGATGCCTTTGATCGATTTACTGACAAGGTAATATCCCCTCAGTCTACTCCCCCTTCCCGTAATTCTCTCCCTCTCATTCTTCTCTATGTATAGTTTTCCATGAACTAAAATGGAGAATAACGTGTTCTCAATTTGTATCAGACAAGGGAAGAACAATTCAGGAATCGTGTCAAGAGGTATGTAGGCATTTGGTGTTGTGTGGAAAATCACACACCAGGTCACATATACTATGATATGTATTGGGATGAGAAACCTGGCTGGAAAGCAGCTCCTCCTAACTCTACAGTAGACGATCATCCGCCTTGGTGAGGCCTTGGACTCCATTACCCTCAGAGAAGTGTGAAAAGAAATGCTCTATAACACCTTGCAATTCAAGAGGGATGTACCATTGTTTCATAGAGAAATGTACTTTTCAATCTATAGAGTTGGTATGAAGGATTAGTCCTCCATTAGAATAGAACatatatgcttttttttttgtgtacaAGCAAAAAATTTTGATTGTTCCAACATTAAAGTACAAAATAATGAAGTGTATGCAGAGGGGTTTAGAGTTAAATTAACTGTTCAAAACCTTCATTTTCTACTTTTCCTGGAGAACAATTTTAGCATAT is part of the Solanum pennellii chromosome 8, SPENNV200 genome and harbors:
- the LOC107028822 gene encoding arabinosyltransferase XEG113 is translated as MAWENPFKEMANSKPLFLTIYATVLIGIVFSSVYVFSAIYSSPNSTFSLSIAPSASSDEKAEPSVQASNFSHRQVDDVSIPVKPQLQRKLLKPIWKVPPAGSKMPDLETFKLSKELVQERVTDNIVIVTFGNYAFMDFILTWVKHLTDMGVENLLVGAMDTKLLEALYWKGVPAFDMGSHMSTVDVGWGSPTFHKMGREKVVLIDSILPYGFELLMCDTDMVWLKNPLPYIARFPEADVLTSTDQVVPTVTDDRLDLWQQVGAAYNIGIFHWRATESAKKLAREWKEMILADDKIWDQNGFNELVRRQLGPSVDDDSGLVYAYDGNLKLGLLPASIFCSGHTYFVQAMFQHLRLEAYAVHTTFQYAGTEGKRHRLREGMVFYDPPEYYNPPGGLLTFKPSIPKNLLLDGEHTIDTHFTLVNYQMKQIRTALAVASVLNRTLVMPPLWCRLDRLWFGHPGILPGSLTKPPFVCPLDHVFEINVMLKEMANEEFGPGINIREYSLFENPSMPQEVKESWLDVHLCQEGSPSCQVNSTSQSGALKLPKHSTEETLKTVFSKFKDVKVIQFSTMQDAFDRFTDKTREEQFRNRVKRYVGIWCCVENHTPGHIYYDMYWDEKPGWKAAPPNSTVDDHPPW